The genome window AATGCCAGATTTCCTATATAGTAGCCATTGTCACTGCATAAACTAAGGTACTTCTGTGTACTTGGACCAAAAATGGAGAAAGTAAAACAGATCAAGCTCAGAGACTTGTAAAAGTGCACCAGATATTTACTCTATCCACATTTCGCAAAACATATATCAATGCTGATAGAAAATATTGATGTCAGCATGATTTTTAAGCAGCAtctacataaaaagtaaaattttaattagcATGAAAAcagaatatgttttttttaaaaattatgctatCTTCAACTGTAACTTGTAAATTGCAACACCAGTGGTtcattcattaaattatttttaaagcatatgaATAATAATTCTGAAAGTATGAACATGTTTGAAACATTTATATTAATAACCTCAGCCTAAAAACTTTCTCTAAAGGTGAAATGAGATAAGGTAATAATATAATTGAAGATGGTGCATTACAGCTACTGATAAAAGAGAGCTCCCTAAAACAAGCATATATACGTATTTATATGAATCAAACATTTATTCCTCACCCATGTAGGTAAGAATGTTCCTTTTCATGACAATCTGGGAACTACATCCCTTCAGATTTCAGTACCTGCTCTTGGCTTTCACTGATGCTCTGATGACTGCCCCAAATGCCTCTCTTGTCATAATCTTGCTATTTCTAGAATGAGATGGTATTTAATACCATTTCTGTGTTTCTACTGAGTCATTCCAGAGGATAACTGAAGCCTCTCCTAGTGGCCTCTAATTCATCTGATTGAAAGGAGACACTAAGCCATGGCCAGCACCAAAATAGTGCAGCACTCCAGATGTTCAGTTTTCCTGAACAATCTAAGACAGGAACCTAGCATTGTTCACATACATCAAACACATTTATGTGGGTATATTTAACTTGGAATACTCCATTCTGACTTGTATCATTCTTCTTACCTTAGTGTCCACTCTTATGAAGTTGGCTGTATTGTGATTGCAGATATGGGAAAATTCATATTATACATTAGTAAGTAGAAAGAGGACAGCATTCCATGATTGTACATCAGAATTCTGGAGACGTTCCTTGTAAATTCCCTGTTCAATctaaaaaaggaggaaatgttagagcatggaaatatattttaaaaatagtctgtTGCAGAGGTAAAGTAAAATACATGATTGTTGTGTTCTTAACTGGTTTGGACTtaatttataaacataatttaaatataGTATTAATTTCATTAAACCTATAAGAATTGCTGCTTTGTAACCCTTTTCAAAATTTTGCTTATTTCTAAATACCTGCTGTTTTATTGGACCTTCAGGTTTCATATACATCATTTTGCCTGCTTCTCTTATCAGAGATTATAGCAGTCACAGTCTTAACACTACAGCCTAATTAAGAGTCTCTCTGAAAATGAGTTAAAAGAATTATAAATCTCACTTATGTCAACCAATTCCTTAACAGTTCTAGTGATGACCTTTTCCTATTTTATATGGAGTAGGTTTGTTCAGTGTCTACTCAAACTCTGAGGCTCCTTCTAATTTTTTCTCTCATCTTGAAGTAGGGGCATCTTTCGCAAATCACTGCCCCTTATGTGTTATCTACAGTAGGTTGTCAAGGAGAAACCAAACAAACGTTTCCTTCTTGATTTGCAACTGGAATTTAAAGAATTTTCCATGGGATTTGAGGACATgaagccccacccaccccagagCTTAGAAACTTTTAATCATCATGATTTTCTAAGACATAATTGGGGGGAAGGGTGTTACTTCTTTGCTTGTAtataaatttttatgtcttcaaagaatcagagaatttttttttcttttctttgaacttCTGCATTCTGTTCAATCTTAAATAAGACTATATCCAtccaaaagaaacacaaatttctGGGACAGCTGAAtatttatcaaaaaataaaatgtatatttacacGTGGAAATATTTGCTGACTGGTCAAAATATTGTCAAaatttaatcccagaaattgagTTTGAAGATTCATTGGGTTTGACACTAAATGTAAAATTTTGGcagttaatttttctcttttcagacaGAATGAATATTGCTTGTCAGTGTCATGTTAGAGTAACACAGCACTGAGCCTGAAGCATAAGAGAAAACTTCTGCTTAGCTCATTGGAATCTTTCAGAAAAGACCCTACAAGGAAAGACATTTGATTTgttcattattaaatattttattttacttatttttaagacCTTATACAGAAAAGCATCTGGATAGCATAACTAAAATAACCTATAGGATTAAACTGTTTGATTCTATTGTTTTTAGAAAACCATGCAAAACAAATACTTCTCTGAATGTTGGATAACATTGGTAGCATtcacatttaattaatttttccttaGACCAGCTGAAGATGGTTCAGTATGCAAAAAGAGTTCATAAGAGTCAACTACTAATAAACTTCAATATTTAATGACAAATGAACTAAGTCAGAATATTTATGAGTCTGgaaattaaatatgtaaattaaacaTATAGCTGTGTAACTCTTTGATTTAGaaattttcattataatatttttacCAACTCATACTTCATTGTTATGTTGAAATATTGTCATACATGAGCTTCAGTTATAACCTCTGTTACTATGACAGCACATCGTGCCAGATACAGTTACAGTGCTTCAAAGCGGTCATTTTTCACTTTAATCATTGTATTATATTATCATGTTGATAATGAAATTTGTCAAATTCTTGATATCCAGCATTGTAAAACTCATCCATTTGTATTAAATcttcagaaaaacagcagcagtatttatatatatatacaaaacataTCATATTATAATATGGAAAACTGAAGCAGGTTATCAGAACATCATCTGCCAAGACAAAATAAAgaccagacctcctgaaccttgggACAATGCCCTTATTCACAGAGTTTGTTTCATTGGTAGTGAATGTGCCATGTTACATTTATGCTGTCATATGTTGGTATGATATATTGGAATTATTTACTGAAAGAAACATAtaccaaaattttaaattatttttaatttaattcaaaTAAATTTAGGCATCTTCCTACATATTATtacatgtgtttgtttatattgAAATaggttttataaattaaaaaaaacaacaaaattttatTCTCTAGAAAAAATTCAGTCAATATGAGTGATATGTGccaaggcaaagaaagaaaatggttaaCAAAACTAAGATCATATAACTAAACATAGTTTGATTAGATGTGAATATTTTAGTCTCATCAAAATATGTGAAATACCTGAAACAAGTTAAAGAGAAGCTTTAAAATTACCTAAAGAATTACCATGAATttgtattttactgagtattatctataaaaatgtcttaatttgACTTTCAGTCATGGGATGAAGAATAGTCACGACTGGAGAAGACTGGAGAACAAACAGGTGTGTTTTAGATGGTCATGggcaataaaatgaaatattaaaatccaTTCAGAATAGATCATCTATTGTTCACAAATTCTGTACTTagatagatggagagatggatggagagTGATTACAAGAACCACTACTGTTTTTTTAGTTAAGTTCCCAAAAGTAACAAGAATTAGAGAAAGGACACAGATTGTAATGTCCAAATGAGTGATATTTATCCATAAAGACaagctttaaaaagagaaaatattagagCACCAAAGAAAAATGTGATTCTAGAACACAAATCAAGGAGTCagttgaaaaaaacagaaaagaaaaaaacaaccaaccagaCAATAATATTTTTAGTTACTCCACACTGAAAGAGGAgcaaaaattataagaaaaatgaaacacagatcAAGCCACCTTTGGTATTCATAGGGGGACAGATTGAGGAGGATCTGGAGTAATTAGAGCCAAATATGATCATCCTACATTGTATACATTGAGGACATTCACAAgaacaaattttataaaaagaagacATAGTATTTGAAAATTCAAAGGGAAGTTATTTGATGTATTAGCATGATATTTGACTAATTTGTGCCCTAATATAATCATGACTGACTGCCTAAATGGTCTTATGGATAGTCCAGTCAACAGATGAGCATTTATTAATATTGAAGGTCTGTATAAAGttgttaaaaatgagaaatacttTATAGATACAAATCATATGATTATTGTATATGATCTCTAGAAAATCACCCAAATTGCCTCTTCCCAGCAGATATGAGAACAAATATgatattttaagaaatgaaattgggcagcggtggtgcatgcctttaatcctagcactcggtaggcagaatcaagcagatctcttgtgagtttgaggccagcctggtccacagagcaataactaggacaagcaccaaaactacacagagaatcactgtctcaaaaaaacaaaatcaataacaaaaacaaaaaacaaacaaaacaacaacaacaaaaaacaaagaaatgaatatattgaTTCAGGGTATTTGGTCTTATGCTTCGGTTCTTGATCCATCAGGACCTGATTTTTTGCAGGGTGATAGATAGGAATCTCTTTTTAGTCTTTTACATGGAACTAAGCAGTTTGATGAAAAgcattttattcttctatttcTGGGATGAATCATAGCTTTCCTTGTACTAGAAGGTAACTATGCATATAACCAGAAGACAAAAGTCATCATCAATCTCACCCAGCAAAGGGCCCTGCTACCTACAATAGCATCCAGTAAGCTAATACTGGTAAAATAGAGACATACATGATGTAAAAGTACCAACCACTTGTTAAATTGGAATTTAAGGCCCGCACCATGAATTGGAACACAAACATACTGAACACCACTAAGTCCCATTCACATACAAGAAGCCATTTGCAACTGATATCTCCTAGAagacaaaaatctttttttttttttcaaataagtgacactgggtatatcaatcaCATTCTGGGGCAAGTCCCACACTCAGGAATGGTTGACCAACACAGAACAGACTTTAGGATTTCCCTTTTCTGATATTTGAGTGTATGTCCATTGTTGTTGCCGTTGTCGTTTtggtttcataatttttttttaagggaaaaatctTAAATGGGGTATGTAGATGGGTTGGCAGGCTgtgggagaagttgggggagaaaaacaaaatcttcaaaatatattgtggaaaaaaataaataaataaataaataaataaataaataaataaataaataaagtacagGAACATTGACAGAGTTGCAGTATGTGTTTATCCTTTAAGTGATCTGAATAAATGGCTTTAGAGATTGGATCAACAAAAGGAGGTAATGGGATAAAAGACAGCAACATGTCTCTGTATTCTTGATCCTTCTAAGCACAGAATCCACTAATCCATCCTAAAACATATTAGTAGATGAGGACAAAAGCTGGGTCTGTTAAAACTTAAAGTTATGAATACACATTTGAACTATGGAAACAGACTACTTTTCTGAAAAGCTCCAATAGTTATTTAGATCAGAGTCTTATAAGCAAGGTATGTGGTTAAggattaaaacatttttcttctgtctactttaaaataatcattcCTGCTTTCTGTTGATTGGAATTATAGCCCATCCactaaaaagtttttatttgtttttaaaaattattcacttcatgttgcagaatatttctgTATACTCTGTGAAAATATATTGTTGTTATTGGtgcaataaagagctgaatggacaataACTCGGCAGGAGGTATAGTTAGGtcttcagggcagagagagaactctgagaagaagaagggtagagcTACCATGAGACAGAcaaagcaggatgggcagtacataggtgaggtaaatgagccttgtgcagcatatagattaatagaaatgtgttaatttatattgtaagagctagataaaAACAAACCTAATGTATCAGCCAAACAAttataattaatgataagtctctgtgtggttattttggaGCTGGTAGATGGGACAGAAAAATCAGCTTACaactttatgtgtgtattttgcaAGAATATATATAAGTGAACCATGTGtgtgttttacccactgagagCAGAGGAGGATGATAGATCCTAtgtaactggagttgcagatgagTGTaggctgtcatgtgggtgctgaaaatgaACACTAGAACAAGTACTCTCAACCACTGGGCCATCACTCCAGCCTTAAAGGAAAGTTTTGGAGACGATTCCACATTCAGGGAACTGAACATAAaaccaatttctctctctctctctctctctctctctctctctctctctctctctctctctctccttctctctctggtttttgaaATATTGACAGCATCAACTGCTTAATTTCTATAAACATTTTATGAATAATATGCCAGTGCTATTGGTGACatcatttaattacatttctgcTGTGGAAAAATCCTCCTGTACACTGTAaggatttgtcacttgaattggttttaATAAATCACTGATCAGCCAATACCTGGGCAGAAAGTTAagtaggaaagccaaactgagaatgctggggagaaggagggtggagtcaggagtcaccagccagatacagaagaAGCAAGGTGAGAATGTCATTTTGAGAAAATTTACCAAGCCACATGGGTacacacagataagaattatgggttaattcaagtgtaagagctagttagtaataagcctgagctaccagatgatcatttataagtaatactaAGCCTTggagtcaattatttaagaagtggctgctgggtatttgggaacagtaGGCGGGAGCaaaacttccatctacacatTTCTAACAAAAAGGTCAAAATTTCTGGCACAAGTAATGTTTATTTACAAGATTTACTACTCTGCTATTCTTCTCTTTTACATCGTATTTGCTACTTGTTAGTTTCCTGTCTAATTCCTCCAAATGGTTTTCATAGTAAAGATATGATGGGGAGTATGACTAGGAAATTGCAACTGCCAAGTCCTGAAGGATTTACTTGAAATTCTGATTGTGttgaaatacaaatggcttaCTTCTTATGACAAGAGATTTAGAATTTGGAAACATGAGGCACCAATCAGCTCCTGAATGTTATCAAATCAGTTTATCTTGGTTTTTCTCAAGAAAGAAGTCCTTGTTTTGGCTCCTCTCAGACACAATTCTGAAAGATGCACCTTTGAGCAATCACCATGTTTTCACTCACTTCTCATACAGCAATACATGTAAAACTAACTGAGAACTTTTCCATAAAGAGCTTTCCCAGTAGAAAATGATTTCCATGTATGGCAGAAAGGGATTGACACCATTACTAAACAGCCAACAATACAAGGCCAGGTCATaaacttgcttttaaaaagtcACCCCTTTCTGCCTTTaggaattaaaaatacaaaatctttTAGTTGACAAACATAAGCTCACTGCTATATTATTGAAGTTATATATTTCAGGGAGAAATTACAATTAtgtagacacacagacaaaatgtGGAAGATGAATACATGGCGGTTCACCTAAACAAGAGTTTCCACCTCAGAGGCCTCCGATGATGCTATAGATCACAAATGTGAATCTGTATCTGCATTATAACATGAAATGACCACTATTTATAGGAAGATACCCTTCAGCATAGTGTCTCTCCAGTTCACCTTTAGAGGACTTATAATGCTCACTTGCAGCATTGTGTTCTCAATAAATTtcttgttattaaaaatattcttaagcATACTGCTGTTACTTCAAAGTTTTGAATACTAATATATGTGAATAGTACAAAATGATACGTTTTATCAACATCGTACTTCATAAGACATGAAATCTTAGAAATATTTAGACACTTCAAATTTCTTTAAATACTTAGTAAATAAATTACTGAGGAATATTAAACTTTAAAGATTTGATAAATATTCAGAAATGGCAATTCCTCACAGCAGGAACTCTGGTCCTGGTACATCTTCTAAAGCAATGGCCTTGGGAAGTGTGTCTCCCTATGTCCACATTTTATCTATTGTACACTGTTTCTTGCAAATGTTCCCTCAAATTTGAATCCTTCTACtaagaaaaattttatattttcattcacGTGCaacattcttttcatttaaaaagtataatttcCTTATGCTGCTAAAAtataaactcttttctttttaagtgttcttggatttcttttggaaaatattttaatacagcaTCACATTTAGGAAGAGACACTGTTGTGTAATGAATGGGATACAGCATCTCTGTAGATTTAAGCAAATTTTTGTGTAACCACTAAACATAAGAGGTAAGTTCTGATGATGAATTCTTCTAGCaatctcaaaggaaaagaaaatatatgtctTGTTTGGAAAATACTGTATCAAGaaatgtctttaaagaaaaatattttatgggaAGTATAtgaacagctgtgtgtgtgtgtgtgagtgtgtgtgtgtgtgtgtgtgtgtgtgtgtgtgtgtgtgtattacatgtaATATGAATGATATTTATTGGTATTTGGttagatttgttttcatttggttatACAAATTCAAGTTTAAACTTTCTTTGAATCCCTGACTTCTAATTTATCAGCACtgttaaaaccaaacaaaatttgaAGGAGAACAGGGAGGGTTACATGGGAGAGTATGGAAATAGGAAAAGCAAGGGAGAAATTTTAGGaacaaattacaaaatataatcttaaaaacaaaaaaaaaacttattttcgGAGAGCTTGACGAGTGGATGAACTGACACataaaagtaggaaaaaaatgtaaaaaaaaaaaaaaaaaaaaaaaactaacagtcAACCAACAGCAACAAGAGAAAATCCACTAAAGCCAAGTAAGTGATACAGAAACACCATGATGAAGTCCAATAACTGCTCAGCTATCTGCATCTCCTAATTCCCAGATGCCTTTCTAGTAATTGGAATGAACATGACTTAAAAGCTTCTTTTGAGATTAAGTTTTCCTAGTTttacttttcattaatttttttcatgcaaaatattttggtcatatactttctcttcctccaactcctcacagatccttcccacctccctactcATCAAACatcttattcttttcctttctatctttctctctgaagaaaaaaaagtgagccaAATAATTGTCTtaattatccagagggcctaatccagttgggggctcctcagctattggttcatagttcatgtgtttccattagtgtggctatttgtccctgtgctttttccaagcttggtctcaacaattctcactcatacaatccctcctctttctcatcaattggactcctggagctctacctggggcctggccttggatctttgcatctgcttccctcagtcattgggtgAGATTTCTAGCAAGagagttagggtgtttggccatcctatcaccagagtaggtcagtttgggctttctctcgaccattgccagtagtcttttgtggaggtatctttgtgaatttctggggacctctctagcactttgtttcttcctattcccatgtggtcttcatttatcatggtctcttattccttgttctccctctctgttctggatacacccaggcagtgggaccaggacctgtctttagtgcatgagctggccatttggaacctggggcttatgcagtgatactttgctcagcctgggaggaggggactggacctgcctggactgaatctaccaggttcagctgaatccccaggggagtctttgccctggaggagatggaaatgggggttggggggtggaggATGGGAGAAGGAGGGCCagaggggggagggcaggggaatccatggcttatatgtaaaattaaattaaattataaaataaaaaaactaaaaaagaaaaaaaaagagagagccaaacaaacaaaaatcccaataagacaaaattacaaaaacaaaataaaaatcacagaaaaatatgTATGGAGTCTCTTTTTGTGTTGTCTACTCCTCAGCATGGGTCTTCGTAGCTGTGTGAATATACTATGTGTCTGggaaattttgttttcataaattcATCTACCAGTTCTGGTACTTAAAATTTATTGCCTTTTCCACATAGACACCTGATTCTTGAAGGGAAAGTTTTGCTCTATAGCTCGTCAGTGTCTGCACATTGTCTAGGTATGAGTCTTTCTGTTAATTACCATTGTACAGCTAACAAACCcttaaaaacatgaaagaaaagcaCTGTAGGAGGTCCATAGTTAATTATAAACATCTTAATCTGTTGAAATGGAATGTTTTTTCCAGacaatgaatgaaataattacttgtttttgctttatctatTCTTAGGAAGAAATATTGTACAGTAGTTAGTACAAGTCACACCCAAAAGGATGAAAGCATTGAAGAACAACTATAAAGTAACAAGTATATGAATGATGGGATATAAGAAATCCCAAGAGCAGACTACCCTCATCAGAGTCCCCAGTTCATGATGGAAGAGTAATTAAGGGCTTAAAAATTGCCATATATTGATCATAGGCCATGgctatgaaaatatgaaaaactaaGGAAAGAACAAAATGATTTAGCTATTTCCAGAATACTCAATCTGTACTGTTTACTGTTCCACTAAGGTTGATGCTAGGGGAATTTGAAATAGAACAACAATACAATTGTTTCAAGTCTAAAGGGTGGCTAGAATTCTTTTGGGTTAGTTTTCATATGAGACATTCACTGACAAACACTTATGGGCACTTTCAATCTCCTTTCCTAGGTTAATTGCCATAAAATGCAATCTAAcccaaaaaagaaagcatgtagtTGTTAAGAAGGGACTCAAATTCTATAGCAAATAGCAAAAAAACTTCAGTGGAATAATAGAGtcacaagagagagagaccaacAGTAGTTCAATAAAGACATTCCTTCTGACCTTCCTAAATTTGGGCTGTTACTGAGATAACAAtcataaatttctttctttctctttttatagatTGAACAAACTTTTATACAAATGCCTATGACATATTGAACTTCTTTCAGAATTTTAAGCTTAAATTAATAGACAATATAGTAACATaataattttgattatattcttttttattaatagatCCTAAGTATAAAATTCAATTGTATTTAATTTGCATGTGGTTCTTTGCAACTCAGGGAACATGCCCAATATAGAAGGAAAAACAACATTCTCTAACACCCCAAATTATGCCAGTTCTGGAGAATTGCCTTAACTCATTAAAGGTAACAAGCATACTCTAGTTTTTGTCTGCAATAATATtgataattttttactttttatatcaaTTTTGATTAAATGTGACATTTTTTACTTTTCATCTGAAACCATTATCAATCTCCTCCATAATTTCCACATGGCATTTTTCATGTCCTTATTCCTAAATGTATAAATCATAGGATTAAGTAAGGGTGATAGCATAGTGTAAAATAATGCTACCATTTTGTCAAAGGAGGAGTCAGTGTGAGGccttgcatatataaatatacatgggacaaaaaataaaaccaccacaGCAATATGGGACCCACAAGTAGACAGAGCTTTCCATCGCCCTTCGGGACTGTGGAatctcagagagagaaaaataaaaacataagagacaagcaacaagaaaaagacaaggatGCAGATAAACCCACTGTTGGCAATCACCAAAAGGCCAAagatgtgtgtgtcagtgcaggcCAACTCCAGTAACGGGAACAAGTCACACATGAAGTGGTCAATAACATTGGGTCCACAGAAGGGAAGTTGCAAAGTGAAGATGATTTGTACAGTAGAATGTAAGAATCCTCCTGTCCAGGCCACACCCACCAGAATGCCACAGATCCTCCTGGTCATAATAGAAGAGTAGTGTAAGGGCTTAcaaatggccacatagcggtcataggccatggctgTCAGAAGAATCATCTCAGACCCACCAAGCAAGTGTTCAGCATAAAGTTGTATCATGCATCCTTCAAAGGAGATGGTTTTTCTCTCATATAGAGAATCCACAATCATTTTGGGTGTCATGGCAGAGGAGAAACTTGCATCCAGTAAAGACAGAAAAGCCAGAAAGAAATACATGGGTGCGCCCAGCAGTGTAGGGC of Peromyscus maniculatus bairdii isolate BWxNUB_F1_BW_parent chromosome 4, HU_Pman_BW_mat_3.1, whole genome shotgun sequence contains these proteins:
- the LOC102905769 gene encoding olfactory receptor 4C15-like; this translates as MEAIQNQSFVTEFVFLGLSQNPNIQKLIFVISLCVYIATVGSNMMIVVTIVCSPTLLGAPMYFFLAFLSLLDASFSSAMTPKMIVDSLYERKTISFEGCMIQLYAEHLLGGSEMILLTAMAYDRYVAICKPLHYSSIMTRRICGILVGVAWTGGFLHSTVQIIFTLQLPFCGPNVIDHFMCDLFPLLELACTDTHIFGLLVIANSGFICILVFFLLLVSYVFIFLSLRFHSPEGRWKALSTCGSHIAVVVLFFVPCIFIYARPHTDSSFDKMVALFYTMLSPLLNPMIYTFRNKDMKNAMWKLWRRLIMVSDEK